The Synechococcus sp. RS9909 genomic interval GCAGTGCTCCTCGAGGATCTCCTCGAGATCACGAAGCTGCACAGCCGGAATCAGTCGTGCCAGGGGCAGCCGCGTGCTTCCACCGGCCAGGGGAACCTGCACCGCCTCGAGGGCCTGGCGGGCGGCAACGGCCGCTCCCTGGTCGAGGCGGGCACTGCATTCAATCGCCAGGGCTTCCGCCAAACCGGCGTCACCCAGATAGAGATGCCAGTTGGCGATTTGTAGATACAGCCGATCGCTGAGGCTGCTGGTCAGCTCGCGCAGATCGGCGGCATCGAGGCTCATCAGTCGTTCGGGGCGGAGGAGGAGACACTGGCAGCCGCGTCGGCTGCGGGGCGAAGCCGCAGCACCACGAGAAGGTGCGCAATCAGCAGCGCCAGCCAGATCTCGGTGACAAGAGCCAGATGCGGCCAGGGGTGACGTAGGCCCTGCACGAACCAGAGACCGCTGTTGATGGCAGCAAATGCCATCCCATGCAGGGTCAGATTCACCACACGACTGAAGTGTCGGTAGGTCGGATCCGCCGGGTTGGCGGGGCCGTACCAGCGAATGGGCATGGACACCCGTGGGCTGCTTTCTGAATTCTCGCCCCCGGGCAGGCTTGGCCGCATCCCTGTGTCCTGGTTGACGAAGGGCACCTCAATAAGCTCAGATGGATTGGCGCAAGCGCTTGTAGCTCAGCGGATTAGAGCATCTGACTACGGATCAGAGGGTCGGGAGTTCGAATCTCTCCAGGCGCGTTTTTTAACTGCCCACGGGCAGTTTTTTTTTTGGCTAGGCATCCACGCAGCACTGGATCGCGGTGTGTGGCGCCGCTGCCGCGGTCTGGGGTGGTTCTGTTGCCTACGATCGGGATGCCGCCGGTTCGTGTCGATGTCTCAGCGCCTTTCCTCTGCGATCAATGCCGCCCTGGTGGATGCCGACCCCGCCATCTCCGGTCTGATCGGCAAGGAGCGGGAGCGTCAGGAGACCCATCTGGAGCTGATCGCCTCGGAGAATTTCGCCTCCAGGGCTGTGATGGAAGCCCAGGGATCAGTGCTCACCAACAAATATGCGGAGGGCCTCCCCCACAAGCGCTACTACGGCGGTTGTGAGCACGTGGATGCGATCGAAGAGCTGGCGATCACTCGCGCCAAAGAGCTCTTCGGTGCCGCCTGGGCCAATGTGCAGCCCCACAGCGGCGCCCAGGCCAACTTCGCCGTGTTCCTGGCCCTGCTCAAGCCCGGTGACACGATCATGGGCCTCGACCTCAGCCATGGCGGCCACCTCACCCATGGATCGCCGGTGAATGTCAGCGGCAAATGGTTCAACGTGGTGCAGTACGGGGTTGATCGCGACACCCAGCGCCTCGACATGGAGGCGATCCGCCAGCTGGCGCTGCAGCATCGGCCGAAGCTGATCGTGTGCGGTTATTCCGCTTATCCGCGCACCATCGATTTCCAGGCTTTCCGCGCCATCGCTGATGAGGTGGGTGCCTATCTGATGGCCGACATGGCCCACATCGCCGGTCTTGTGGCGGCTGGTGTGCATCCCAGCCCTGTGCCGGTCTGTGATGTGGTGACCACCACCACCCACAAGACGCTGCGCGGACCGCGCGGGGGTCTGATTCTCTGCCGCGATGCCGACTTCGCCCGCCAGTTCGACAAGGCGGTGTTCCCCGGCACGCAGGGCGGCCCCCTCGAGCATGTGATCGCCGCCAAAGCCGTGGCCTTCGGAGAAGCGTTGCAGCCCAGCTTCAAGACCTATGCCCAGCAGGTGGTGGCGAACGCCCAGGCTCTGGCGTCCCGGCTGCAGGAGCGGGGGATCGCCGTGGTGAGTGGTGGCACCGACAACCATGTGGTGCTGCTCGATCTGCGCAGCATCGGCATGACCGGCAAGGTCGCCGACCTCTTGGTGAGTGATGTGCACATCACGGCCAACAAGAACACGGTTCCCTTCGACCCGGAGTCGCCGTTCGTGACCAGTGGTCTGCGTCTTGGCACGGCGGCTCTCACCACCCGTGGTTTCGATCAGGGCGCCTTCCAGATCGTGGCTGATGTGATCGCCGATCGTCTGCTCCATCCCGAAGACGACGCCATGCAGGCCCGTTGCCTCGAACGCGTGCGTGATCTCTGCCAGCGCTTCCCCCTCTACGACTCTTCCCCCGTGGAACCGGCGCTTGCCTGACTGTCCAATGCGTCTTGGTGCGTCGCATCAGGGCTGCCTAGGATTTTGAGTACTGACCCCTCGGGGTGGTCCCCTCCACGGAGTTTTCTGTGATCCTCGCGAGCAGCCCTCTGGCCGTGGCCGTGGCGAGCTTCGCTTTGGCTGCGGGGATCACCACCGTGATCGTGCCGAGGGTGCGCTCCCTGGGGCTGCGCTACGGGTTCACCGATCAGCCAGATCCGCGCAAACAGCACTCCACGCCGATGGTGCGCCTGGGGGGAGTGGCCATGGTGATCGGTTTCAGCCTTGCCCTCGCCGTCACCTGGCTCCTGGGGGGGTTCGGATTGTTGGCGCCCGCTCGGGATCAGTTGATCTGGACCACCCTCGCCGGATCGCTCTGCTTTTTCATCATCGGATTGGCCGATGACCTCTTTGCCCTCTCGCCCTGGCCTCGGCTCGCAGGGCAGGTGGCGGTGGCGGTTGTGGTCTGGTCGCAGGGTGTCCGTATCGGGGCGATTGATTTCCCGTGGTTGATGGAGGCCGGCAGTCCGTTGGTGCTGCCGGAGCCGCTCAGTCTCATGGCCACGGTGATCTGGCTTGTGGGCATCACCAATGCAATCAACTGGCTTGATGGGCTCGACGGTCTGGCCGCCGGTGTGGCTGGGATCGCGGCCGTTGGTCTGGTGTCGGTGAGTTTTTCCCTGC includes:
- a CDS encoding DUF3181 family protein, coding for MSLDAADLRELTSSLSDRLYLQIANWHLYLGDAGLAEALAIECSARLDQGAAVAARQALEAVQVPLAGGSTRLPLARLIPAVQLRDLEEILEEHCR
- the glyA gene encoding serine hydroxymethyltransferase, giving the protein MSQRLSSAINAALVDADPAISGLIGKERERQETHLELIASENFASRAVMEAQGSVLTNKYAEGLPHKRYYGGCEHVDAIEELAITRAKELFGAAWANVQPHSGAQANFAVFLALLKPGDTIMGLDLSHGGHLTHGSPVNVSGKWFNVVQYGVDRDTQRLDMEAIRQLALQHRPKLIVCGYSAYPRTIDFQAFRAIADEVGAYLMADMAHIAGLVAAGVHPSPVPVCDVVTTTTHKTLRGPRGGLILCRDADFARQFDKAVFPGTQGGPLEHVIAAKAVAFGEALQPSFKTYAQQVVANAQALASRLQERGIAVVSGGTDNHVVLLDLRSIGMTGKVADLLVSDVHITANKNTVPFDPESPFVTSGLRLGTAALTTRGFDQGAFQIVADVIADRLLHPEDDAMQARCLERVRDLCQRFPLYDSSPVEPALA
- a CDS encoding MraY family glycosyltransferase; the protein is MILASSPLAVAVASFALAAGITTVIVPRVRSLGLRYGFTDQPDPRKQHSTPMVRLGGVAMVIGFSLALAVTWLLGGFGLLAPARDQLIWTTLAGSLCFFIIGLADDLFALSPWPRLAGQVAVAVVVWSQGVRIGAIDFPWLMEAGSPLVLPEPLSLMATVIWLVGITNAINWLDGLDGLAAGVAGIAAVGLVSVSFSLHQVAAGFLAAALAGCCLGFLRHNFNPARIFMGDGGSYFLGFTLASISIVGPAKGLTTVSLLLPLLILSLPLADMSAVIMGRLREGRSPFYPDRRHLHHRLLRAGFSHRRTVLLIYVFTQWLAALAMVVANVEMRFLWLALATAILVGTVVVLRRRQQEEVAERQQLAAYPSHHSASEPVAHPGGCAAPQSHE